In a genomic window of Candidatus Thiothrix sulfatifontis:
- the trpE gene encoding anthranilate synthase component I, with amino-acid sequence MNQDIFDTYIAQGYNRVPVRRTILADLDTPLSAYLKLADAPYSYLFESVQGGEKWGRYSMLGLPAQTIIKVFGLQVEVHRAHQPIERFDVADPLAWITAFQQQYQVPDIEDLPRFNGGLVGYFGYETIRYIEKKLATGRDKPDPIGTPDIVLMVSDEVVVFDNLRGELHLIVLAEANGYQQAQQRLNALEQQLQEARRLYQPAPKATQVEESDFISGFTEDGFKQAVLDAKEYIKAGDIMQVVLSQRMSIPFAAPPLDLYRALRRLNPSPYMYFLNLGDFHIVGSSPEILVRLEDDVITVRPIAGTRRRGDTEQRDQELETELLNDPKELAEHLMLIDLGRNDAGRVSEIGSVKLTDKMIVERYSHVMHIVSNVTGKLLAGLDAMDVLRATFPAGTVSGAPKIRAMEIIDELEPVKRGVYSGAVGYLAWNGNMDTAIAIRTAVIKDDVLHIQAGAGVVYDSVPQSEWDETMNKGRAVFRAASAALSGLNGKHK; translated from the coding sequence ATGAATCAGGACATCTTTGATACCTATATTGCCCAAGGCTACAACCGCGTTCCTGTCCGCCGAACCATTCTGGCTGACCTTGACACCCCGTTAAGTGCCTACCTCAAACTCGCTGACGCGCCCTATTCCTACCTGTTCGAGTCCGTACAGGGCGGGGAAAAATGGGGACGTTATTCCATGCTTGGCCTGCCTGCGCAAACCATCATCAAGGTGTTCGGCTTGCAGGTGGAAGTGCATCGCGCTCATCAGCCGATTGAACGTTTTGACGTGGCTGACCCGCTGGCGTGGATTACCGCATTCCAGCAGCAATACCAAGTACCCGACATCGAAGACTTGCCGCGCTTCAACGGCGGGCTAGTCGGCTATTTCGGCTACGAAACCATCCGTTACATCGAGAAAAAACTCGCCACGGGGCGCGACAAACCCGACCCGATTGGTACACCCGACATTGTGCTAATGGTGTCGGATGAAGTCGTGGTCTTCGACAATTTGCGCGGCGAATTGCACTTAATCGTTTTGGCGGAAGCCAACGGCTACCAGCAAGCCCAGCAACGCCTCAATGCGCTCGAACAGCAATTGCAGGAAGCCCGCCGCCTTTACCAACCCGCCCCCAAAGCGACACAGGTAGAAGAAAGCGACTTCATTTCCGGCTTCACCGAAGACGGTTTCAAGCAAGCGGTGCTGGATGCCAAGGAATACATCAAGGCAGGCGACATCATGCAAGTGGTGCTGTCGCAGCGCATGAGCATTCCGTTTGCCGCGCCGCCGCTGGATTTGTACCGCGCTTTGCGCCGCCTCAATCCATCACCGTACATGTATTTCCTCAATCTGGGTGATTTCCACATCGTCGGTTCTTCACCGGAAATTTTGGTGCGCCTTGAAGATGACGTGATTACCGTGCGCCCAATTGCCGGAACGCGCCGCCGTGGTGACACCGAACAGCGCGATCAGGAACTCGAAACCGAACTGCTCAACGACCCCAAAGAACTCGCCGAACACCTGATGTTGATCGACCTTGGGCGCAACGATGCGGGGCGCGTCAGCGAAATCGGCTCGGTCAAACTCACCGACAAAATGATCGTGGAACGCTATTCGCACGTCATGCACATCGTTTCCAACGTCACCGGCAAACTGCTGGCGGGGCTGGATGCGATGGATGTATTACGCGCCACCTTCCCCGCCGGAACCGTCAGTGGTGCGCCGAAAATCCGCGCGATGGAAATCATCGACGAACTCGAACCTGTGAAGCGCGGCGTGTATTCGGGCGCGGTCGGTTATTTGGCGTGGAACGGCAATATGGATACTGCGATTGCGATTCGTACTGCCGTCATCAAGGATGATGTGCTGCACATTCAAGCGGGTGCAGGCGTGGTGTACGACTCCGTACCGCAATCGGAATGGGATGAAACCATGAACAAAGGGCGGGCGGTATTCCGTGCGGCTAGTGCAGCATTGTCCGGCTTGAACGGCAAACATAAGTAA
- a CDS encoding aminodeoxychorismate/anthranilate synthase component II — translation MRVLMIDNYDSFTYNIVQYLGELGADVQIVRNDEIPVEAIDGIAPDKIVLSPGPCTPTEAGISILTLLRFAGKIPILGVCLGHQSIGQAFGGKIIRAKAIMHGKISLVHHNGTGVFTGLPSPFEATRYHSLVIEQESIPDCLEITAWTETADGKLDEIMGVRHKTLPVEGVQFHPESILTQYGHDMLRNFLDGK, via the coding sequence ATGCGCGTCTTAATGATTGATAACTATGACTCTTTTACTTACAACATCGTACAATATCTGGGTGAGTTAGGGGCGGACGTTCAAATCGTGCGTAACGACGAAATTCCCGTCGAAGCGATTGACGGCATCGCCCCAGACAAAATCGTACTGTCGCCAGGGCCTTGCACACCGACGGAAGCAGGCATTTCCATCCTCACCCTGCTGCGTTTTGCGGGCAAAATCCCCATCCTCGGCGTATGCCTTGGGCATCAATCCATCGGGCAAGCCTTCGGCGGCAAGATCATCCGCGCCAAAGCAATCATGCACGGCAAAATCTCCTTGGTGCATCACAATGGCACGGGCGTATTCACCGGCTTACCCAGCCCGTTTGAAGCCACCCGCTACCATTCGCTAGTGATCGAACAGGAAAGCATTCCCGACTGCTTAGAAATTACCGCGTGGACGGAAACGGCGGATGGCAAGCTGGATGAAATCATGGGTGTGCGCCACAAAACGCTGCCAGTGGAAGGTGTGCAATTCCATCCCGAATCCATCCTCACCCAATACGGGCATGATATGTTGCGGAATTTCTTGGATGGAAAGTAA